The window CGTTCTTGAAACTCAATGGCAGTATCATTGAAATTCCCAGATTTTTTGGCTAACTCAATGAACTCTGCCTTAGAGATCTGCATAAATGCCCTATTATTGAATACATGCCAACATTGAATGTATGAATAAATAAGTTTACCCCCTCAAGCATATTGCCAAAAGACTAAGTTCAGGTTTGTATATATGTTAGTGTGACTTTTAAGGTAGTTATTGTAAAGTTAACAAACATATTATACACAACAGTTTGtagttaaattataaaattataaatgcatACTCAACTTACTCAAAAACTAAACAACGATGATAGACTAAAGATGACATAAAAGTTAAAACTCATCCACACTCTTGTGTGGTATGTGAAGAGTAACTACTAGTTAAGAAAAAAGTGTGTTTGTTTTTACCTTGCATTCATCTGAAGGGCGAAAACATGAGAAATCAAGCAAATAGGTAGAGCCGGGTGTTAagtcaatataaaaatatagcaTTAGGCCCAAAAGTCCTGATATAAATAGAATCTCAATGAAACCATATTTCTCATAGAGGTCTTGCCAAGTGAACTTTCCAATACGAGCAATGAAGGCTGCAAGGAGAGGTGGTGCCAGCAACAAGTACAAGCGATGGCTAATGAGGTAGCCATAACCCAATTTCACATATTTTAGATTAACTGAACTAAGGAAATCTGGCAGTCTAGGCTTCACTTTcacagagaaagaaagaaagccaGCATTTGGGCCAGAGTTCTCAACACCTCTCTGCACAATCTCGGTGGAAAACTCCTCCCTGTCTTTTGACATGGGGGAAGAATTGTGTTACAATAGGCTGAGTGTgttgaatgaagaaaaaaatggtggAAAAAAGCAAATATGTGGAGGATTTTAGTAAGCTAATGCAGCTGGATAGATGTGCAAAaagtaaatagaaaattattgaaAGGCAAAGAAGCTTGATGCGATATAAATATATAGGAATTAGTGTCCTCAGTTGGAGAAACACTTGCTGCTTGGCATGGTAAATGATGCTAAGGATTTTAAGGAGAATGCAAACTGAATAGGTACATTTTGCATGAATGCGTTTGAGCAGCAGATTTACAGCCCCATTGAAATTGCATGCAAGAGGAGCATGTCAATTTCCATCCTCtttttcaataacaaaaattCCCTTTAGCAATTTCCTTCCTCGGGAAGCAAAAATTTGTGTAACATAAAGTCATAAACCATAAGGCTCTCTGGGGTATATATggtagaagaaaatgagaaattgaaaatttttaaatgaaactaTTTAATACTTACTGGTTATTAATACAATGAAAAAGTAAGACAATTAAAATTATAGCAGAACAGGATTTAGATATTAAGTTCATAATAACCTGTTGTGAAGATaaggatttaattaaattaatatggtTTCTTTTTATGACATACGTAATTGACTACCTAAAAAAGTTCAGCCTATTATTTGTAATCTAATCCTATCTTTGAAATCAGAGAGAACAAACAAAAGCATGGAAGTTTTTAATATAAGACCAGCGACCAAAGACAAGCCTAAAATGCCAAAGCTTAAAAATAATGTGGCATCATCGATGATGGAGATGACAAGAAACTGAATTACCATTAAAAATCCAGACCATTTTTTTGGAGATTTTGATTTGATGAGGCGAGTAGACATACATGGTTGATATTTACATATGTATTTGGTTTTCCCTCTTAACAGAAACATGGCTAGTAATTAATAATCAAGAGTAGACCTTCTTTCATAAAATCAGCAATTCAGCTGTTCTTGCGCACCCAACTTCTCAGTCCCATCTTATTCACATACTCCGATATACTGTACTATGTAATTCAACCATGATTTTAACCCCATAATATTTCATGCGAAATACACTTCAGTTCAATCTCTGCCTCTAATCTACACCAAAATTACCCTTATATCCTTTCAACTTCAGCCAAGTCACTGGGATACCATTCTCTTTTGGCCTCCCTATTTTCATCTtaaaaaacctaaaacaaaagtAATCCCAAAAGACAAGAAGACGTACACACACAAAATTAATGACATAAATAAAGACTAGTCGAGATACAGGCTCAATATTGTGCATCGCTGCTATCAAATAGTTTGTCCCTCCAAATGACTGAATTGACTTTAGGTGTCTTCATAAAAGTTGTGGAGAAGTTTATCCTTAAAATTTTGGAACTTGTCCCATTTCATTTCAACCTTTACAATTCAAGATATGCTTAAAACACTACACACGTATCAGGTTGCCTAGGTAGAACGTCGTTTACAACTTCAAACACAAATTCATTCACATTCCACATTGTATCCACTCAGAACCTCTGCATGAAAAGTATAGATCTTTATTTGAGTTTTTCGTAGACCCCAAGATCACTTCAATCAAATCACTAGAACCTAAGTCATGTCCTAAATTAGAACAAAAtgtcaaaatgaaataaaattaaaaaattaatcaagatttgcatttaagtttaataaagtccaaaaatataaaattcatctaaaatatcattattaggtaaataaacattcaatatagttaaataataataataacaaatatctCAAAATTGACATGTACCAATGGCAAGGGGAATTACAATGAAATAGAGCATTTAAAAAAACCAACCTAACCCTATTCTTGGGGGCTAGATGCATTGCCTTTTCCGCCCTTTGTTTACCTCTTCCTTTCTGCTATTTTAGCTGAATGCTGCTTTCAGTTGTCCAACTCCAAAACCAATTCAATAAATATGGATTTTTATTTGTCAAAGCGCGTGGACCGCACCACCtccctctaatttttttatattcctaCTGTGTATGCACTTGTTTAGAAACGTCACTGCCAAGCCAATGGAACAGGCAGAATCCTCTTAGATGTACCACAAGAGTTTATtcctttcttataatttataaacaaaattagtgAGTAGTTCTATTCATAATAAATTGTTCGCAGACAATTCATATTTCTAAACATTTGATCAGTTAAGACTTAAGAGTTCACAATGAAATCATTTAAATTCATCCACCGGCAATCTTTGGCAAGTATTATGGAAAAAGTATCACCGGATCATACGTTTCCCAAAATCTAAAAAGTACTGGTTCGATAATGTCCCATAATAAATGAAAACTGGATCACTTGGGATGGAAAATTTGGTCGTTCAACTCGTAAAACTAACGTCTAACAGTATGCTACACTAATGGTTCACTTGATTCGGCGGAAACCAAGCTATAACACGAGACGTGATTTTTGTCATCTCATAATTTAACTCTCGTGGTTTTGCTGTGTCAGTTGACTCAGATCTCATGATTCAGTGGGCAGTGTCATGAATGAAAACATTAAACGTGTTatcttatcttcaatttttgaTGGAgtgtttccttaaaaaaatagaagaaagaacCAAATTGTTGGCGGGTGGGCTATCACGCAGAATTAATGCACCAGGTTCCAGCTGGCAGCACTTTTCTATTCTACCACTAGACCATAGATCGATTTTGATGGTAAAGTTTTAAATTGGAGTCAGGTTATAATTTCATTGTGATTTTTACTACTCTACTAGAAGATTGCAAATGAATGTGACTAATATGGCTGTAATTGTAGTTAAAGAGACTTGAAATTATAGCCTTAGTTGATGGTATGGCAAGCTAGGATCATGGACGCCGCAAGCTTGTTGACAAATAACTACATTCTTCTGATTTAAGTTCTCACAGCTTACAAGTGAAAAAATGCCACTCGTTTCTTGGTGATGTCAATATAGCTTTGCTTATTAGGTGCAGATTCAGCGACTGCTGCCAAAATTCCCACCTAACGATAATCAATCTTCTTATTTTGCTTCCTCACGTTAACCAAAAAGCTAAAAGTTCTTATGATGGCTCTTGGGAAATTAACTGGCAGATTCCTTCTATAATAGTGTCGTGAATTATAAAATCAGGGTAGAGTTTGGTTTGGCCTAGAGTTCTGTCAAAgcaataatttatacaatagAGCTAATCAAGCATAATATATCAGATCAAAATCTATAATGGTACATTCTGtacaacaaaaaattcaaaactataAAATTGGACTGTGTATAAGTTGaattgtaaaaaagaaaaatatatttcttcttCCAAACCAATCCGATAAGATGATAAATGAATTTGCTAAATGATGCATGCGCTTTGGCCTCACAGTCTCCGCTAGCACCAAATCCAACTCCTGCTGCCAGAAAATGAATCCAAATTCTATGTTGTCATTCATGACACAAGTTCACCTACCCTCAACTACAGATTCGGACCATGTAAGAGACATTGAGGAAGAGAGACGAATATCTTGGAAAGTTGGGTGTGACGTATAGCTAAAATACTGAGAATATTCAGACAATATGTCCCTTGATTTTAACTGTTGGAGCAAATAGGTATCCATATTCTCAATTTCTGAGTCCTCTACCTCATTCTTCCCCTCTAAAACATTCACCACTTGTCTCATTGTGGGTCTGGTCTTTGGTTCAGGGTAGGCACACAACAAACCCAAGTGCATTACCCTCTCCATTTCTTGCACATTGAACTCTCCCTTAGCCCTTAGCCTTTCATCCAGTGCACACTCAACTTGCCCTTGTACCATTAGTTGCCAAATCCACTCCACCAAAGGTGGCTTACCTTCTTCTAAAGGTCTCCTTCCACACAAGACCTCCAAAATCAAGATTCCAAACATGTAAACATCTGTCTGAGTGGAAGCTCTTCCAGTCTTAAAAACTTCAGGGGCCATGTACCCCACTGTTCCAACCAATTTTGTGGTGCTAGCAACTTGACCATGGCTATGCATTCTGGCTAACCCAAAATCTCCGAGCCTTCCATTCATATCCTTATCAAGTAGAACATTACTGGCCTTGATGTCCCTGTGCACAACCTTATCTTCCCACCCCTCATGCAAGTACAACACTGCAAAAGCCACATCTTTTAGAATCCTTATCCTGTCTTCATAACTTAACATCTTGCTCTCATCACAATCAAACACCCTCTTGTCCAAGCTCCCATTTTCCATGTAGTCATAAATTAACAAGAAATTCCCAACATCTTTCTTGCACCAACCTCTCAACCCCACCAGATTCCTTTGCTTCAGTCTCCCAAGACTTGAAACTTCAGCAAGAAACTCTCGCAAACCATCATTTTCATGAGAAATGCGCTTCACAGCAACCTCCACCCCTCCTCGTAGAACACCCTTGTAGACTTTCCCATTCCCACCAACCCCAATCACATTCTCCTCAGAGAACCCCTTTGTTGCTGcctcaatttcttcatatgTCATTCTGTGTGGCCAATACTCCAACTCCCAGTCTTCCATTTCCATCCTCTTCCTTTCTTTCTCACGCTTTCTCTGAATCAAAAACAGTGCCAACAAAACAAGGAGACAAATAACAAAGAAAACTCCAACAGTAAACCCTGCAACAAACCCCTTGGACTTAAAAATTGAATCTTTTGGAAGAACAAAAGATGGTAACCCGGTAGTAATAAGTTCATCACTTAATGAAAATTTCTCATTACTGAAACTCCACCCCAAAATCTTATGACTCTCAACTAATTGGCCAGTGGCACTAGTAAACCCAACAAACATTTCATCCTCAAAAACCTGAGATAAGTTGAGAGAAACATTCAACAAAGGCCTACTAGGCCTTTTCATACCCACCGGTGCCATGGTAACATTAATCCAAGAATCTTCATAGTCAATCCAAACTTGGTAATTCTCACCACTGTTAAGCGTCAACTCCTTAAAGGATTTGTCAGCGCCATCTGGCCAATATCCAGCATCATGGGAAACATAAGATTTAAGAGAGTTTATGtcaatcccaacatggttggcgtCGATGTCATCGAACTCTTGGTTCTGGAACACGTCGAACTCAACACCGAACACGTGATTACTTGAGTTGCCGTTGTTGGTGAGGTTGAACAGACCAAGGTGTTGGGCTGAACTTGTGCCTTGGATGCCAGTGACAGGGGTGAAGATGAAAACTAAGCCGTGCCCCGGAAGAGTGTCTTCAAACGGTGCCATGGCAAAGATGAAAGAGGTGGAGAAAGGATACACGCGAGAAGAGTTTGGTTTCTTGGTGGGGATTTTTTTGTTGTACAAGGCACGACCGACGGAGAATCTTTGCTGGTGGGTGAGTGTTAGAATTCGAGAATCGACGGTGGCGTTGCCAAAGAGCAACACTTCAGAGGAGTTGAAGCCGTTGAAGACGAAATCTATGGCACATGTTGagttgaaaagaaagagaattgaGAGAAGAATTGATGGAAGATGGTGTGTGTGCTTGTGTCTGATCATGTCTTTAGCAGAGAACAAACAGAGGGGTGTGTCATGTATGGGTAAATAGAAGAATGATTAAGTACAAAGGATGAAagagttttaagttttaacactTAAACTGAAGCAGGTGAGAGTGAGAAAGACTTGAGAATGTAGGAAAAATGGTGGGATTGGAAATATTGGATGAAAAATGGTGGCATTGGAAATTTCGTGAGTCAACTATTTGAACTCCTTGATCACCATTTAGGCGTTAAGTAATGTTGTTTATATTGACAGATGAGTAATTCTAAATCCTAATTCTTCTACTACTTCCAAAGATATATCATTACTCTATATTggacatataaaatattttataaagtcTGACTGAATCAGTCTTAAAACGTAATCGATTATTTCTTCTATAgacaaaatcaaatgaaaaacaaCCATATGCGATAACTTTATGCCAACGAATCTTCTTGATCAGAGGCTATTGATTATTGAAAGAATTtaagtttgaaaagaaaatatattgatttCAGGCACACTATATGACATATATCACTATTCACTCTACTTAAAAACAAATACATACGTACTACAACCTATATACATTTGTTTTCTGTATTTTGTTTATGTAGTATATTAACTCGTCGATCAAATTTAATgtcttttttattactttttaatcgataaatattaattattaatatattttctttattgtgaTTCAACGTTCAAGTAATGTATCAAATTGAGAAGAGGAGAGGtgagatttttgttttgttttagatatatttgaatttaatttaaataaaaaaaaattacgagaGTGAGAATAATCAAGATTTAAAAACTATATTACTTGGTTATTTGAGTGTATGGAAATAATAAGGAGGTCAAATCTAATcaatacatttttataaaacataaaatgccAAAGCTTCGTTGGTCAAAAGGAACCTGCGAACTTCCTTTTTTGGTGGCATATGAAACGATGTAGCATGACATCTATGTTTCGTGAAATTAACTACACAAGACAGCGGCATGCCGGCAACGAAAAATAATATAGGAATTTGGAAAATGGAAATGCAACGATTTTTTTACGCTAAAAATAAGTGTGGATGAGTAATAAAAAAACTCTGTAGCTTGAATGCTTCTGCGTTCATACGCCAAttcataaatgataaatgtCTCCTTCTACGGCGGTCACTTTCCCTTCACTATACCCGTCTCGCCATATGGGACTATAGGAATTAAGAACGATAAAATAAACCGCAAAGTTTGGTTTTTTTTGTAGCAATGACGACAATGGATAGATATTATAATACCAAT of the Glycine max cultivar Williams 82 chromosome 13, Glycine_max_v4.0, whole genome shotgun sequence genome contains:
- the LOC100804391 gene encoding L-type lectin-domain containing receptor kinase VII.1, with product MIRHKHTHHLPSILLSILFLFNSTCAIDFVFNGFNSSEVLLFGNATVDSRILTLTHQQRFSVGRALYNKKIPTKKPNSSRVYPFSTSFIFAMAPFEDTLPGHGLVFIFTPVTGIQGTSSAQHLGLFNLTNNGNSSNHVFGVEFDVFQNQEFDDIDANHVGIDINSLKSYVSHDAGYWPDGADKSFKELTLNSGENYQVWIDYEDSWINVTMAPVGMKRPSRPLLNVSLNLSQVFEDEMFVGFTSATGQLVESHKILGWSFSNEKFSLSDELITTGLPSFVLPKDSIFKSKGFVAGFTVGVFFVICLLVLLALFLIQRKREKERKRMEMEDWELEYWPHRMTYEEIEAATKGFSEENVIGVGGNGKVYKGVLRGGVEVAVKRISHENDGLREFLAEVSSLGRLKQRNLVGLRGWCKKDVGNFLLIYDYMENGSLDKRVFDCDESKMLSYEDRIRILKDVAFAVLYLHEGWEDKVVHRDIKASNVLLDKDMNGRLGDFGLARMHSHGQVASTTKLVGTVGYMAPEVFKTGRASTQTDVYMFGILILEVLCGRRPLEEGKPPLVEWIWQLMVQGQVECALDERLRAKGEFNVQEMERVMHLGLLCAYPEPKTRPTMRQVVNVLEGKNEVEDSEIENMDTYLLQQLKSRDILSEYSQYFSYTSHPTFQDIRLSSSMSLTWSESVVEGR